The genomic window TGCGCAAGGCGCTGGACCCGTACATCAGCGCTGGCCGGCGGATCGGCCGCGGACCGGTCGAGGCCGCCCGCGCCGCGCGCCGCCCGGGGCGCCCGGCCACCTCCGGAATGGACCGCGAGCAGAACCGGGCCATCCGGGAATGGGCCGCCAAGAACGGCTACGAGATTTCCGAGCGGGGCCGCATCCCGGTCTCGGTGGTGGAGGCGTACAAGAACCGCTGAGCGGTCGGGTATCACCTTCGGGCACGCCGGGGTCACGCTGAGAAATCGGCGTGGCCCCGGTCCGCTTTTTCAACCGTTCACAATTTCCCGCCCTGCGTGTCCACGCCACCCGGGCTGATCACTCCCCGGTCTTCCCGTCGAGGAGCTGGCGGGCCACGTCGAG from Micromonospora kangleipakensis includes these protein-coding regions:
- a CDS encoding histone-like nucleoid-structuring protein Lsr2 gives rise to the protein MARKVITVLTDDLDGGKADRTVEFSLDGVAYTIDVSDENAGVLRKALDPYISAGRRIGRGPVEAARAARRPGRPATSGMDREQNRAIREWAAKNGYEISERGRIPVSVVEAYKNR